One Odontesthes bonariensis isolate fOdoBon6 chromosome 17, fOdoBon6.hap1, whole genome shotgun sequence genomic window carries:
- the fhl5 gene encoding four and a half LIM domains protein 5: MPTSEHFDCHYCKDSLLGKKYIMKEDTQYCTKCYENLFSNCCEVCSTPIGCNCKDLSYKDRHWHEQCFKCAKCSRSLVEKAFAAKEDLLLCTECYAQDHSSKCSTCKKTIMPGSRKIEYKGNSWHETCFLCHRCQQPIGTKSFIPKDTGYFCVPCFEKQFAYQCCACKKAITTGGVTYQDKPLHRECFLCIGCKKQLSGQRFTTRENYPYCLGCFSNLYAKKCVGCTKPITSLAGAKYISFEERQWHSECFTCLQCSVSLVGRGFLTQRDNILCTDCGREK; the protein is encoded by the exons ATGCCCACCAGTGAGCATTTTGACTGCCATTACTGCAAAGACTCTCTGCTGGGAAAGAAGTATATAATGAAAGAAGACACACAGTACTGCACAAAGTGCTATGAGAACCTATTTTCTAACTGCTGTGAGGTGTGCTCTACACCTATTGGCTGTAACTGCAAG GACCTGTCTTATAAAGATCGGCACTGGCATGAGCAGTGCTTCAAGTGTGCAAAGTGCAGCCGTTCGCTGGTAGAGAAGGCCTTTGCTGCCAAGGAGGACTTATTACTCTGCACTGAATGCTATGCACAGGATCACTCCTCCAAGTGTAGCACCTGCAAGAAAACCATCATGCCAG GTTCCCGTAAAATCGAATACAAGGGGAACAGCTGGCATGAGACCTGCTTTCTGTGCCACCGATGTCAGCAGCCAATAGGAACCAAGTCCTTCATCCCTAAAGACACCGGCTACTTTTGTGTGCCCTGCTTCGAGAAACAGTTTGCATATCAGTGCTGTGCCTGTAAGAAG GCCATCACAACTGGTGGTGTGACATATCAGGACAAGCCTCTGCATCGGgaatgttttctttgtattgGCTGCAAGAAGCAGCTATCAGGCCAACGTTTCACCACCAGGGAAAATTACCCATATTGCTTGGGGTGTTTCAGTAACTTGTATGCCAAGAAGTGTGTTGGTTGCACCAAGCCAATCACAA GTCTTGCAGGTGCCAAATATATCTCCTTTGAAGAACGGCAGTGGCACAGCGAGTGTTTTACCTGCCTGCAGTGCTCCGTGTCACTGGTGGGACGTGGCTTCCTCACCCAACGCGACAACATTTTGTGCACTGACTGCGGGAGGgagaaatga
- the LOC142366702 gene encoding LOW QUALITY PROTEIN: transforming growth factor-beta receptor-associated protein 1-like (The sequence of the model RefSeq protein was modified relative to this genomic sequence to represent the inferred CDS: inserted 3 bases in 2 codons; deleted 1 base in 1 codon; substituted 6 bases at 6 genomic stop codons) — MDWRPVQAKPVSDPARRFVTQLRTVPLFNHLLVLWDQSIIVLNMFSQESVHALKKIXHVSLLGVFDSSLXEACVXMVESSSHALPIVHLTTWRQVKVPLLQDPVXFAVNVASLCAAVIDRXIMLXDIRTGSSEKLFLQNLSRQLVIVNPVEYLFLPGNNFPQSHPIGMFGMQTGTCHHSPLQWPWEVLTTSICYPYILTPXLQMQSIYCTQDLHHKQTSVIQSVSSDHMIVFIERDIFSLSLVPFEQQMTLGSVAYLCLVGHERVXEALSLLDRVQSHHPLDTYKLQKSITCQLDVSMSTRRVPHWAIDLYT; from the exons atggactggcggcctgtccagg ccaaacctgtcagcgacCCTGCACGCAGGTTTGTAACCCAACTGAGGACAGTCCCACTTTTCAACCATCTCCTAGTCCTGTGGGACCAGAGTATAATTGTCCTCAACATGTTCTCCCAAGAGTCTGTTCATGCTCTAAAGAAGATCTAGCATGTGTCTTTGTTAGGGGTGTTCGACTCATCACT AGAAGCTTGTGTGTAGATGGTGGAGTCCTCAAGCCACGCCCTTCCAATTGTCCATCTCACCACCTGGAGACAGGTGAAAGTACCTCTGCTCCAAGATCCTG ACTTTGCTGTAAATGTTGCAAGTCTGTGTGCTGCTGTTATTGACAGGTAAATCATGTTGTAGGACATTCGTACAGGGAGCAGTGAGAAGCTTTTTCTCCAGAATCTCAGTAGGCAGCTAGTCATTGTTAACCCAGTAGA GTATTTGTTTTTGCCAGGAAATAATTTCCCCCAATCTCATCCCATAGGCATGTTTGGGATGCAAACTGGGACATGTCATCACTCTCCTCTGCAGTGGCCTTGGGAGGTCCTAACAACCAGCATATGTTACCCTTACATCCTTACCCCGTAGCTCCAAATGCAGTCTATTTACTGCACGCAAGATCTGCATCACAAACAGACATCAG TGATTCAGAGTGTCTCCTCAGATCATATGATAGTGTTCATAGAGAGAGACATTTTCAGCCTGAGCCTAGTGCCATTTGAACAGCAG ATGACACTAGGCTCAGTGGCATACTTATGCCTGGTAGGACATGAGAGGGTTTAAGAGGCCTTATCACTGCTGGATCGAGTtcaaagccatcatccacttgaCACATACAAG CTGCAGAAATCCATCACTTGCCAGCTAGATGTGTCCATGTCTACCAGGAGGGTTCCACACTGGGCCATAGATCTGTACACATGA